A part of Magnetococcales bacterium genomic DNA contains:
- a CDS encoding CRISPR-associated endonuclease Cas3'': MGKWSGEYPASFSWHPLIDHCADVAACFESLLKIPLIRKRLARSCGKGDLTPRQIARLSELAAWHDLGKINRGFQEHHKGEMAQRRGGHVGEAGYLIEKCFLRKDMGSTSIIPMVWIEYE, translated from the coding sequence ATGGGCAAGTGGTCTGGCGAATATCCTGCCTCCTTTAGTTGGCATCCCCTGATTGACCATTGTGCCGATGTCGCGGCCTGCTTCGAATCCCTGCTCAAAATTCCCCTGATTCGCAAACGCCTGGCTCGATCCTGTGGCAAGGGGGATCTCACTCCCAGGCAGATCGCCCGGCTTTCGGAGCTGGCGGCTTGGCACGACCTGGGGAAAATTAACCGAGGTTTTCAGGAGCACCACAAGGGAGAGATGGCTCAACGCCGTGGGGGGCATGTGGGGGAGGCGGGATATCTGATCGAAAAATGTTTTCTGCGAAAGGATATGGGGTCCACCTCAATCATTCCAATGGTTTGGATAGAGTATGAATAA
- a CDS encoding acyl carrier protein, with translation MSVEGILQELTPIFQEVFDDGQLVVTETLSANEIPQWDSLSYVQLLVTIEQRLQVKFNASEVGELKDVSDLVRAIVAKRSG, from the coding sequence ATGTCCGTTGAAGGAATTTTACAGGAGTTGACCCCCATTTTTCAGGAGGTGTTTGATGACGGTCAACTGGTGGTTACCGAAACGCTGAGTGCCAATGAAATCCCTCAGTGGGATAGCTTGAGTTACGTTCAACTTCTGGTGACCATTGAACAGCGGCTACAAGTCAAATTCAATGCCTCCGAAGTGGGAGAATTGAAGGATGTATCGGACTTGGTGCGGGCTATCGTTGCCAAACGTTCCGGGTAG